The following are encoded together in the Macadamia integrifolia cultivar HAES 741 chromosome 10, SCU_Mint_v3, whole genome shotgun sequence genome:
- the LOC122091275 gene encoding nicotianamine synthase-like: protein MGCQNEDMMVVVEKICEIYQSISKLESLKPSKDVDMLFTQLVHTCIPPISIDVTKLSNHVQDIRSKLIRLSGEAEGLLESHFSSLLGSFNNPLDHINLFPYYSNYLKLSHLEFTLLINHCINDPTRVAFIGSGPLPLTSIVLASNHLRTTTFHNYDIDGSANSLALNLISSDPDLSQRMFFHTSDIMEVSTALRDYEVVFLAALVGMDKEEKTQVIDHLAKHMAPGALLMIRSAYGARAFLYPIVEPCDLRGFEVLSVYHPTDEVINSVLIARKYPVPVLSLDQGLGPIILPGKCSEIQAFNPLSHGNMIEELVIEEQLLN from the coding sequence ATGGGTTGCCAAAATGAAGACATGATGGTGGTGGTAGAGAAGATCTGTGAGATCTACCAAAGTATCTCAAAGCTGGAGTCTCTGAAACCATCAAAAGATGTCGACATGCTCTTCACACAGCTTGTGCACACATGCATCCCACCCATCTCCATCGATGTCACAAAGCTTTCCAACCATGTCCAAGACATCAGGTCCAAACTCATTAGACTCAGTGGGGAAGCTGAGGGTCTCTTGGAGTCTCACTTCTCCTCCCTCCTTGGTTCCTTCAATAACCCACTTGACCACATCAACCTCTTCCCTTACTACTCCAATTACCTCAAGCTCAGCCACCTTGAATTCACTCTCCTCATCAATCACTGCATCAATGACCCTACTCGTGTTGCTTTCATCGGCTCGGGTCCTCTCCCCCTCACCTCCATCGTATTGGCCTCTAACCATCTTAGAACCACCACCTTCCACAACTATGATATCGATGGTTCTGCCAATTCTCTTGCCCTTAATTTGATCTCCTCTGATCCTGACCTCTCCCAACGTATGTTCTTCCATACTAGTGATATAATGGAGGTGTCCACTGCCCTGAGAGACTATGAAGTTGTTTTCTTAGCAGCCCTTGTGGGCATGGACAAGGAAGAGAAGACCCAAGTTATTGATCACCTAGCCAAGCATATGGCTCCTGGTGCTCTCCTCATGATTAGGAGTGCTTATGGTGCCCGGGCTTTCCTCTATCCCATCGTGGAACCCTGTGATCTTCGAGGCTTCGAGGTGTTATCGGTGTATCACCCAACCGATGAAGTGATAAACTCGGTGCTGATCGCGCGAAAATACCCGGTGCCGGTCCTTTCATTGGATCAAGGCCTTGGACCTATAATTCTTCCTGGCAAGTGTTCTGAGATTCAAGCTTTCAATCCTCTCAGCCATGGCAACATGATTGAAGAGTTGGTCATTGAGGAGCAACTTCTTAATTGA
- the LOC122091224 gene encoding pentatricopeptide repeat-containing protein At5g66520-like, translating into MSLSLTLHSIPKPVQNVVVTFQQQQSPAQEREKQQLPLRKTDTAISLLRLCRNGEEVVQLLAASEGKQAHAQMVKCPIRFRTQSWNSLLDFYAKIGEIGSLRKRLFDQIEEPDIISWNCLLDGFVKTGDLDAAREIFDVMPQRDTVSWTIMLVGHANAGLLSEAFQLFDNMPERNMVSWSAMISGCVQMGRYREGLDLFKKMLVAGIKTDKITMTTLLSACARLGALDQGQWIHTYIEKNMIEIDAHLSTALVDMYAKCGRIDVALKVFRRSGHNKVFLWNAILGGLAMHSRGREAVELLSEMLEEGIKPNQITFLCVLAACSHSGLVDDGLRIFHIMINDHNIKPTMEHYGCIVDLFARAGLLNDAKWVIETMPIEADGSVWRALLGACRLHGNVDLGEQIGRILIELEPSNDGNYVLLSDIYAIGKRWEDVGKLRRGMKVSGVRKMPGCSSIEINGVIHEFVAGDNSHPESHKIYRMLDEMAPLLVAGLA; encoded by the exons ATGAGCTTATCACTAACTCTGCATTCGATACCAAAACCAGTTCAAAATGTTGTAGTCACCTTCCAACAACAACAGTCTCCAgcacaagaaagagaaaaacaacaATTACCACTGAGGAAAACTGATACCGCCATTTCGCTGCTGCGACTTTGTAGAAATGGCGAAGAGGTTGTCCAG TTGCTCGCGGCTTCCGAGGGCAAGCAGGCCCATGCCCAGATGGTAAAATGCCCAATTCGGTTCAGAACCCAGTCCTGGAATTCGCTGTTGGATTTCTATGCGAAGATTGGAGAGATCGGATCGTTGCGGAAACGATTGTTTGATCAAATCGAGGAACCCGATATCATCTCTTGGAATTGTTTGCTTGATGGGTTCGTAAAAACAGGGGATCTGGATGCTGCACGGGAGATTTTTGATGTAATGCCTCAGAGGGATACTGTTTCTTGGACCATTATGCTTGTGGGTCATGCCAACGCTGGCTTGTTGAGCGAAGCTTTCCAATTGTTTGACAATATGCCAGAACGCAACATGGTTTCTTGGAGTGCGATGATTAGTGGGTGTGTGCAAATGGGTCGATACAGGGAGGGATTGGATCTTTTCAAAAAGATGCTAGTTGCAGGCATCAAGACAGATAAGATCACGATGACAACATTGCTGTCTGCCTGTGCGAGGTTGGGAGCGCTTGATCAGGGTCAATGGATTCATACctatatagaaaaaaatatgatagaaATCGATGCCCATCTATCTACTGCTTTAGTTGATATGTATGCCAAATGTGGGAGGATTGATGTCGCTCTCAAAGTCTTCCGACGTTCAGGACATAATAaggtgtttttatggaatgccaTTCTGGGAGGCCTTGCTATGCATTCGCGTGGGAGGGAAGCTGTTGAACTGTTATCTGAAATGTTAGAGGAAGGGATAAAGCCCAACCAGATCACCTTCCTCTGCGTGTTAGCAGCATGTAGCCACTCTGGTCTAGTTGATGATGGGTTGCGAATATTTCACATTATGATAAATGATCACAATATCAAGCCTACCATGGAGCACTATGGATGCATAGTGGATCTTTTTGCCCGTGCGGGTttgttgaatgatgcaaaatgGGTTATAGAAACCATGCCAATAGAAGCTGATGGAAGTGTTTGGAGAGCGCTCCTTGGCGCTTGTAGACTTCATGGTAATGTTGATTTGGGTGAGCAGATAGGGAGGATCTTAATTGAACTGGAGCCCTCAAATGATGGAAATTACGTGCTTCTGTCAGATATTTATGCAATTGGTAAGAGGTGGGAGGATGTTGGTAAGTTGCGGAGGGGGATGAAGGTGAGTGGGGTTAGGAAGATGCCTGGTTGCAGCTCCATTGAAATAAATGGTGTCATCCATGAGTTTGTTGCAGGGGACAATTCTCACCCAGAGAGTCATAAGATATATAGAATGTTGGATGAGATGGCCCCTTTGCTAGTTGCTGGGCTTGCATAG
- the LOC122092375 gene encoding disease resistance protein RPS5-like yields the protein MDFFGPFVSVIDTYLIVPIARQIKYLRNSKENLNGLQTVVRDLKARRKDEQSSLKASENAGQVETNVASNWFKAVQKIELEADVIKKEYNERTYAGGWCVNCWSLYKLSKWSVDLKLKADHRLSEQFVVARVPSPKSVIEMPTDPIIENQQSAHCKLLQMLDCIGDSDRRFGIIGVYGMGGVGKTTLAREVNNHFVKDSCFETVIMVRVSATPNIPSIQTTICKRLGLPDNNDADALYEALKKKKFLLILDDVWCKLKLEDVGIPHPTRSNRGSKILVTSRSKDVCTDMGARKTIKVQPLSEDESWELFVEVAGEHVGADGIECFAEKLVGRCKGLPLAIVTVGQAMANRHGVGEWANAVREMELSATKLRGMIDEVFIPLKFSFDRLEDNMLRSLFLYCACFPEDHNISQDNILDYCVGEGLLDILGSLTAARNKGEALIGSLKIACMLEDGEEKDSVRIHDVMRELAFWITSSSVSDGNLKFLIWIGETFKEAPQAHEWVDATRISLRDTQIRELPELEEKCRKLTTLLLRNNENLTAIPPINFLQHMDNLTVLDLSNSEKLEYLPDSLSGLVNLRVLRLRFCERLRELPTVGMLRQLQVLDLGFCSFELDLQIMGGTMSNLRYLDMEWSGVSIPVGVISRLQKLEELKLCLADKIKWRVSGFGDDEKWDGNHGMGEYCSSIIDVEELFQLTYLTCLSISFQDITISDWFKPLDCLGVTCVPTSVEGEVVIQNCEDLEVLLDGVEEDSFKWLHLRRLPKLKRIRGSLAPLNCFAQLCGLQIEECNNLKMIFTKGMPRLFTNLKDIEVHDCERMEVIIEEEEEEEAAGVISPFPRLNTLWLFNLPALTEVCTNHILYCPLINWVRVENCEKLKKNPLNIRNADGLLVIEEEKKSWRKGSKVMEEEIQASSSM from the exons ATGGATTTCTTTGGGCCATTTGTAAGTGTAATTGACACATATCTTATTGTTCCCATTGCTCGACAGATAAAATATTTGAGAAACTCCAAAGAAAATTTAAATGGCTTGCAAACAGTAGTTCGAGATCTGAAAGCAAGGAGGAAGGATGAACAAAGCAGTCTAAAAGCATCAGAAAACGCTGGACAAGTGGAGACTAATGTAGCAAGCAACTGGTTCAAGGCCGTCCAAAAAATTGAACTGGAAGCTGATGTCATAAAAAAGGAGTATAATGAAAGGACGTATGCAGGGGGTTGGTGTGTGAACTGCTGGTCACTCTACAAATTGAGCAAGTGGTCTGTAGATCTTAAGTTAAAGGCTGATCATAGGCTCAGTGAACAATTTGTTGTGGCAAGGGTGCCTTCTCCAAAGTCTGTGATAGAGATGCCAACTGATCCGATAATAGAGAACCAGCAATCGGCTCATTGCAAGCTGCTACAGATGCTTGATTGCATAGGTGACTCTGATCGACGTTTTGGCATCATTGGAGTGTATGGTATGGGGGGAGTGGGTAAAACCACTCTGGCCAGAGAAGTAAACAATCACTTCGTAAAGGATTCTTGTTTTGAGACCGTGATAATGGTCAGGGTGTCTGCCACTCCCAACATACCTAGTATCCAAACCACAATCTGTAAGCGCCTCGGATTACCAGATAATAATGATGCTGATGCATTGTACGAAgcactaaagaagaagaaatttcttcTAATTTTGGATGATGTGTGGTGCAAACTAAAACTTGAGGATGTTGGAATCCCTCACCCAACTCGAAGCAATAGAGGGAGCAAGATCCTAGTGACCAGCCGGAGTAAAGATGTGTGCACTGATATGGGTGCCAGAAAAACAATAAAAGTGCAGCCATTATCTGAAGACGAGTCGTGGGAGCTCTTCGTTGAAGTAGCTGGTGAACATGTTGGTGCCGATGGCATAGAGTGCTTTGCTGAAAAACTGGTTGGAAGGTGTAAGGGTCTCCCTCTTGCAATTGTCACTGTGGGTCAGGCAATGGCTAATCGACATGGGGTTGGGGAGTGGGCAAATGCGGTAAGGGAAATGGAACTATCAGCCACAAAACTTCGAGGTATGATAGATGAAGTATTCATTCCTTTAAAATTTAGTTTTGATAGATTGGAGGATAATATGCTTAGGagtctttttctttattgtgcCTGCTTCCCTGAAGACCATAACATAAGCCAAGATAATATATTGGATTATTGTGTTGGAGAAGGATTGTTAGATATATTAGGTAGCCTAACAGCTGCCAGGAATAAAGGTGAGGCTCTGATAGGAAGCTTGAAAATTGCTTGCATGTTAGAAGATGGAGAGGAGAAAGATAGTGTGAGGATTCATGATGTGATGCGGGAGCTTGCATTTTGGATTACATCATCTTCGGTGTCTGATGGTAATCTCAAGTTCTTGATATGGATAGGTGAAACATTTAAAGAGGCACCGCAGGCTCATGAGTGGGTAGATGCAACAAGGATTTCATTAAGGGATACCCAAATAAGGGAGTTGCCAGAGTTGGAAGAGAAGTGCCGAAAATTAACCACTTTGCTGCTCAGGAATAATGAGAACCTCACTGCTATTCCCCCAATAAATTTCTTGCAACACATGGATAATCTCACTGTACTTGATCTTTCTAACTCAGAGAAATTGGAATATCTCCCAGATTCCTTGTCAGGTTTGGTGAATCTTCGGGTGCTTAGGTTAAGATTTTGTGAAAGATTAAGAGAATTGCCTACAGTGGGAATGCTCCGACAGCTCCAAGTTTTAGACTTGGGTTTTTGTAGTTTTGAGTTAGACCTGCAAATCATGGGAGGTACTATGAGTAATTTAAGATACTTGGATATGGAATGGAGTGGAGTTTCAATTCCAGTGGGGGTAATTTCTCGATTGCAGAAATTGGAGGAATTGAAATTGTGTCTAGcggataaaataaaatggagggTGAGTGGTTTTGGCGATGATGAAAAATGGGATGGGAACCATGGGATGGGTGAGTACTGCTCATCTATTATTGATGTGGAAGAGTTGTTCCAGTTGACTTATTTAACATGTCTTTCTATTTCCTTTCAAGATATCACTATTTCTGATTGGTTCAAACCTTTG GATTGCTTGGGTGTGACATGTGTGCCCACTAGTGTTGAAGGTGAAGTTGTAATACAAAATTGTGAAGATTTGGAGGTGCTGTTGGATGGAGTGGAGGAGGATTCCTTTAAGTGGTTACACCTGAGAAGATTGCCAAAATTGAAAAGGATACGTGGTAGTCTCGCACCACTAAATTGCTTTGCTCAACTATGTGGGTTACAAATAGAGGAATGCAATAACTTGAAGATGATCTTCACCAAGGGAATGCCACGTCTGTTCACCAACTTGAAGGATATTGAAGTTCACGATTGTGAGAGAATGGAAGTAATaattgaggaagaagaagaagaagaagctgctgGTGTCATCTCACCATTCCCAAGACTAAATACATTATGGCTATTTAACCTACCAGCACTAACTGAAGTGTGCACCAATCACATCTTGTATTGTCCCCTTATAAATTGGGTGAGGGTTGAAAACtgtgagaagttaaagaagaatCCTCTCAACATACGAAATGCAGACGGTTTACTCGTCATCGAGGAGGAGaaaaaatcttggagaaaaGGCAGTAAGGTCATGGAAGAGGAAATTCAAGCATCATCATCTATGTGA